CACGCGTCCCTTCGTTTCGGTGTCGGGAACTCGCTGCACGCGGTGACCGCCGCTCTCGTATTGCATTTCGCGGTAAACACCTTCGCCGTGGACCGAAATGATCACTTCTTTGAACCCACCTAATTCGGTCGGATTCGATTCCATGATCTCGTACTTCCACTTCTTCGATTCCGCAAAACGCTTATACATTTCGTACAAGTCGCGAGCGAAAAGTGCCGCTTCGTCACCGCCGGTGCCGCCACGAATTTCCAAGACGATCTTATCGCGATTGGCGTCCTCGCCCCCGATGGTCATATCCAACAGGTCACGCCAAATCTTCTCGCGTTTTGCCTTGAGGTCGACCAAGTCAGCCTCGGCCAGTTCGGCCATCTCGGCGTCGTCCCCTTCCATCAATTCGCGGGCGTCTTCGATCTCTCCCACCAACTGCTTGAACTGTCGGTACCGACCGGCAATTCGAGCCAGTGATCCGTGTTCGCGCGCGACGTTCGCCATCAGTGTCGAGTTTGCCAACACATCAGGGTCGCTCATTTGTTTTTCGAGGAACTCGAAGCGAGAAAGTTTTTCTTCCAGGATCTCGCGCATGGGTGAAACCGTCCTGAGAGGGGCCTGCCATAACTAGCGGGGAAGCAGGCCGTTTGCGGGAATCTACGAAAACACGCGAGTCCCCATACCGAGGATTCTCGCGTGCCGACGATTTTCGAGTTGGAAGAAGCTACTTCTTCTTTTTCTTGGCCAAGCTGGCGTAGTTGCCTGCGAACTTGTTCTTGAACTTCTCGATACGACCGCCCGAGTCCAAGAAGCGTTCCTTACCGGAGTAGAACGGATGGCAAACGTTACAAACGTCGACCACGATTTCCTTCCGGGTGCTACGCGTTGTAAAGGAGTTGCCACAACCGCACTTAACGACGGTTTCCTGATATTTTGGATGGATGTTTTCTTTCATCGCTTCTCACTCCGGGACAAGTTCGCGGACGAGCCCTGCGCCGGTCCGTTCCCCTGATGTGCTGGAAAACCCACGATTATAGAATTCGGGAAGCTGGTCGACAATCGCAAATGGACACGCAACAACGGGTTTCGCTCGAAACCATGCCGTTTGGCGCGGCCATGTTACCAGCACGACGCTTTTTCGGTAAATTAAACAGTTTGGCACCATAGAGTTACGAACCATCCTACAATCGCTCGAAACGGGAAGTCCTGGGTACGACTAGACTTCCGATTTCGGTGCTGTTTGCCAGGATTGACACCTTCTTAACGCAATTCACGCCAACCCCTAGGCCTCAAACGCATGGCGATCGATAAATCGGGAACCCGTGTCCGTCAGATGTTCTCTGAGATTGCGGGCAACTACGACCGCATGAACCACCTTCTGTCGATGAATGTCGACAAGTACTGGCGATGGCGAACGGTCAAAATCGTCCCCCCGACTGGCGATAGTCCGATTCTGGACGTCTGTACCGGCACAGGCGACTTGGCATTGGCTTACTACAAAGCTGGCCAAGGGAAGATCAACGTCGAAGCAACCGATTTCTGCCCTGAAATGCTCGAGGTTGGTGAGGTCAAAAAACAGAAACTTGGTATCAACGGCCAGGTTCGCTTCCAAGAGGCGGACACCCAGCAGTTGCCATTCGATAACGACCAATTCCAGATCGTCTCGGTCGCGTTTGGCCTGCGAAATGTTGCCGATACCGACCTTGGTCTCAAAGAAATGACTCGCGTTTGCCGTCCTGGCGGCAAGGTTGCCGTGCTGGAATTCTCGCAGCCTCGCTGGCAGCCATTTCGCGGAATCTATCAGTTCTACTTTAAGAACATCTTACCCCGCGTTGGTCAGGCATTGGCGAAGAACAAGCAAGACGCCTACAAGTATTTGCCCGATAGCGTGGGAGAGTTCCCCCACGGCGAGGCCTTGGCCGAACGCATGCGTCAGGCGGGTCTCAAGGATGTCTTCTTTAAGCCGTTCACG
The Blastopirellula marina genome window above contains:
- the prfA gene encoding peptide chain release factor 1, whose product is MREILEEKLSRFEFLEKQMSDPDVLANSTLMANVAREHGSLARIAGRYRQFKQLVGEIEDARELMEGDDAEMAELAEADLVDLKAKREKIWRDLLDMTIGGEDANRDKIVLEIRGGTGGDEAALFARDLYEMYKRFAESKKWKYEIMESNPTELGGFKEVIISVHGEGVYREMQYESGGHRVQRVPDTETKGRVHTSAATVAVMAEPEEVEFDLSPDSYTVERYAASSGPGGQHVNKTASAVRLIHQETGVIVQCCEERSQHKNLDRALRLLKTKLYEAQREKEAKERADERKSLVGSGDRSQRIRTYNFPENRLSDHRINLTLYKLDQIMAGNLQPVIDALIDHDREELRGSMGDLD
- the rpmE gene encoding 50S ribosomal protein L31, translated to MKENIHPKYQETVVKCGCGNSFTTRSTRKEIVVDVCNVCHPFYSGKERFLDSGGRIEKFKNKFAGNYASLAKKKKK
- the ubiE gene encoding bifunctional demethylmenaquinone methyltransferase/2-methoxy-6-polyprenyl-1,4-benzoquinol methylase UbiE, which translates into the protein MAIDKSGTRVRQMFSEIAGNYDRMNHLLSMNVDKYWRWRTVKIVPPTGDSPILDVCTGTGDLALAYYKAGQGKINVEATDFCPEMLEVGEVKKQKLGINGQVRFQEADTQQLPFDNDQFQIVSVAFGLRNVADTDLGLKEMTRVCRPGGKVAVLEFSQPRWQPFRGIYQFYFKNILPRVGQALAKNKQDAYKYLPDSVGEFPHGEALAERMRQAGLKDVFFKPFTFGVATLYVGTK